One part of the Ursus arctos isolate Adak ecotype North America unplaced genomic scaffold, UrsArc2.0 scaffold_14, whole genome shotgun sequence genome encodes these proteins:
- the HES7 gene encoding transcription factor HES-7 isoform X2: protein MVTRDRAENRDGPKMLKPLVEKRRRDRINRSLEELRLLLLERTRDQNLRNPKLEKAEILEFAVGYLRERSRVEPPAAAAPGVPRSPAQDAEALASCYLSGFRECLLRLAAFAHDASPAARAQLFSALHGYLRPKPPRPEPVDPRPQAPRPPLDPAAPAPGPALHQRPPVHQGPRSPRCAWSPSPCSPRAGDSGAPAPLTGLLPPPPPPHRQDGAPKAPPPPPPAFWRPWP from the exons ATGGTCACTCGGGATCGAGCCGAGAATAGGGACGGCCCCAAG ATGCTGAAGCCGCTGGTGGAGAAGCGGCGCCGGGACCGCATCAACCGCAGCCTGGAAGAGctgaggctgctgctgctggagaggACCCGGGACCAG AACCTCCGCAACCCGAAGCTGGAGAAAGCAGAGATACTGGAGTTCGCCGTGGGCTACTTGAGGGAGCGAAGCCGGGTGGAGC CACCCGCCGCCGCGGCTCCAGGGGTTCCCCGGTCCCCAGCCCAGGACGCCGAGGCGCTCGCCAGCTGCTACTTGTCCGGCTTCCGCGAGTGCCTGCTCCGCCTGGCGGCCTTCGCGCACGACGCCAGCCCGGCCGCCCGCGCCCAGCTCTTCTCCGCGCTGCACGGCTACCTGCGCCCCAAGCCGCCCCGGCCGGAACCGGTAGATCCGAGGCCCCAAGCGCCGCGCCCACCGCTGGACCCCGCCGCCCCGGCTCCCGGCCCCGCGCTGCACCAGCGCCCCCCAGTGCACCAGGGCCCCCGTAGCCCGCGCTGCGCCTGGTCCCCGTCCCCCTGCTCGCCCCGCGCCGGGGATTCCGGCGCGCCGGCGCCCCTCACCGgactgctgccgccgccgccgccgccgcacaGACAAGACGGGGCGCCCAaggccccgccgcccccgccgcccgctTTCTGGAGACCTTGGCCCTGa
- the HES7 gene encoding transcription factor HES-7 isoform X1 produces the protein MVTRDRAENRDGPKMLKPLVEKRRRDRINRSLEELRLLLLERTRDQNLRNPKLEKAEILEFAVGYLRERSRVEPPGVPRSPAQDAEALASCYLSGFRECLLRLAAFAHDASPAARAQLFSALHGYLRPKPPRPEPVDPRPQAPRPPLDPAAPAPGPALHQRPPVHQGPRSPRCAWSPSPCSPRAGDSGAPAPLTGLLPPPPPPHRQDGAPKAPPPPPPAFWRPWP, from the exons ATGGTCACTCGGGATCGAGCCGAGAATAGGGACGGCCCCAAG ATGCTGAAGCCGCTGGTGGAGAAGCGGCGCCGGGACCGCATCAACCGCAGCCTGGAAGAGctgaggctgctgctgctggagaggACCCGGGACCAG AACCTCCGCAACCCGAAGCTGGAGAAAGCAGAGATACTGGAGTTCGCCGTGGGCTACTTGAGGGAGCGAAGCCGGGTGGAGCCCCCGG GGGTTCCCCGGTCCCCAGCCCAGGACGCCGAGGCGCTCGCCAGCTGCTACTTGTCCGGCTTCCGCGAGTGCCTGCTCCGCCTGGCGGCCTTCGCGCACGACGCCAGCCCGGCCGCCCGCGCCCAGCTCTTCTCCGCGCTGCACGGCTACCTGCGCCCCAAGCCGCCCCGGCCGGAACCGGTAGATCCGAGGCCCCAAGCGCCGCGCCCACCGCTGGACCCCGCCGCCCCGGCTCCCGGCCCCGCGCTGCACCAGCGCCCCCCAGTGCACCAGGGCCCCCGTAGCCCGCGCTGCGCCTGGTCCCCGTCCCCCTGCTCGCCCCGCGCCGGGGATTCCGGCGCGCCGGCGCCCCTCACCGgactgctgccgccgccgccgccgccgcacaGACAAGACGGGGCGCCCAaggccccgccgcccccgccgcccgctTTCTGGAGACCTTGGCCCTGa